From one Candidatus Methylomirabilota bacterium genomic stretch:
- a CDS encoding GIY-YIG nuclease family protein, with product MSDTIHVYILRCADGSYYVGLTEDFQDRENAHNNGRGSKYTFLRRPVQLVYSESYDSLEKATGRERQLKRWSRNKKRALIVGGAARLKHVSKRRS from the coding sequence ATGTCGGACACAATTCACGTCTACATCCTACGTTGCGCGGACGGCAGCTACTATGTCGGATTGACAGAGGACTTCCAAGACCGAGAGAATGCGCACAACAACGGCCGAGGCTCCAAATACACCTTTCTACGAAGACCCGTGCAACTGGTCTACTCGGAGAGTTACGACTCGCTTGAGAAAGCGACCGGACGAGAGCGGCAGCTCAAGCGGTGGAGTCGCAACAAGAAGAGGGCTCTGATCGTTGGGGGCGCCGCAAGACTGAAGCACGTCAGCAAGCGGCGCTCATAG